The following coding sequences lie in one Daphnia pulex isolate KAP4 chromosome 1, ASM2113471v1 genomic window:
- the LOC124197442 gene encoding importin subunit alpha-5-like isoform X1 codes for MLEEEDINHNCNCRGYEEVNTELQKAKKKDYLLKRHNLEIDDEPLSPFQEQNCNMSIEDVVNGINSGEESKEMTATHAASKILTRECEPPIDILINANVVPRLVEFLSRVNNHHLQLESARALTNIVSGTSDQTKAVVNAGAVAGFVSLLGSSHPVVALQAVRALGIIAIDGPELKKHITDQGALNPLINLIKLDTSSTTLLRSVAWTLSNLCRNEGSPLSIYTVRQLLPALAHLLNTNDKDILAAASMALSNLTCVLCCCYKKIQDAVDAGVVPWLVALMGHHEEAVITQSLRIINNIFVMYHGNSGLTKAFLSSSSGLIAVLGSPHSAVAEVAFLVLGFIAYDEPELRDLVIEQGILKPLLNLIKLDTPVEVLRSVTWTFWNICYNPPSIPVVRQLLPALAHLIQIDDEEILTAACQTLSFLTYSDEQIQEVVDAGVVPRLVTLLDHSEVIVIQPALNTIRDILSSRNIETDSVLAAGAYPLLAKLLVHSDLDIVEKAARIVSYIAAGNATQIQALITNNVIRPLVDVLGNGDFKCQKAAALAITNITMGGNVEQIALLCQFGAVAPLCTLLETKKPKTIVVVLDCLANILAAAKKMGELEKVSLDVRVCGGLDLIEVLVIHNNVDISHKSLAVLKQYFSTDRDEDSELAPSISQSGNYEFNTQPFQTPEGGFSF; via the exons atgttggaggaggaggacatcAATCATAATTGTAATTGCAGAGGTTATGAG GAGGTGAACACGGAGTTGcagaaagccaagaaaaaagattacTTGCTGAAGCGACACAATCTTGAAATCGATGATGAGCCCCTCAGCCCTTTTCAAGAACAAAATTGTAACATGAGCATTGAGGACGTAGTTAATG GTATCAACAGTGGTGAAGAAAGCAAGGAAATGACTGCAACCCATGCTGCAAGTAAAATCCTCACCAGGGAATGTGAGCCGCCCATTGACATCCTCATCAATGCCAATGTTGTTCCGAGGCTGGTAGAATTCCTTAGTCGTGTCAACAA ccaTCATCTTCAGTTAGAGTCAGCAAGGGCTCTCACCAACATTGTGTCAGGAACATCTGATCAGACCAAAGCTGTTGTCAACGCTGGGGCTGTTGCTGGTTTTGTGTCTTTGTTGGGTTCATCTCATCCAGTTGTGGCCTTACAAGCTGTCCGTGCTCTCGGCATTATTGCTATAGATGGACCAGAGCTAAAAAAACATATTACGGACCAAGGCGCTCTTAATCCCTTAATCAACTTGATTAAATTGGACACTTCATCA actACATTATTGCGCAGTGTAGCTTGGACTTTGTCCAACTTGTGTCGTAACGAGGGCAGTCCACTCAGTATCTATACAGTTCGACAGCTTCTTCCCGCCCTGGCCCACCTTCTCAACACCAACGACAAGGATATTCTCGCCGCCGCTTCCATGGCTCTGTCGAATCTCACTTGcgtcctttgttgttgttacaaaaaaatccaagatGCTGTCGACGCCGGAGTCGTCCCTTGGCTCGTGGCTTTGATGGGTCACCATGAAGAGGCCGTTATCACTCAAAGTCTGAGGAtaataaacaacatttttgtcATGTACCACGGCAATTCTGGTCTGACCAAAGCATTTTTAAGTTCGTCTTCTGGGCTAATTGCTGTGTTGGGTTCACCTCATTCAGCTGTGGCTGAAGTAGCTTTCCTGGTTCTCGGATTTATTGCATATGACGAGCCAGAGCTAAGAGATTTGGTTATTGAGCAAGGAATTCTTAAGCCATTGCTCAACTTAATTAAACTCGACACTCCA GTTGAAGTTTTGCGCAGCGTAACTTGGACTTTTTGGAACATATGTTATAATCCTCCCAGTATCCCTGTAGTGCGACAGCTTCTTCCCGCCCTGGCCCACCTTATCCAAATCGACGACGAGGAGATTCTCACCGCCGCTTGCCAGACTCTGTCTTTCCTGACTTACTCCGACGAACAAATCCAAGAAGTTGTCGACGCCGGAGTCGTCCCTCGGCTCGTCACTTTGTTGGACCACAGTGAAGTGATCGTCATTCAACCCGCTCTGAATACAATACGTGACATCCTTAGCAGCAGAAATATTGAAACCGATTCCGTCCTTGCTGCTGGTGCCTATCCGTTGCTGGCCAAATTGCTTGTCCATTCTGATTTGGACATCGTCGAAAAGGCTGCCCGTATCGTGTCTTACATTGCTGCAGGCAATGCCACCCAGATTCAAGCTCTCATTACCAACAACGTTATTCGTCCGTTAGTGGACGTGCTGGGCAATGGCGACTTCAAATGCCAAAAGGCAGCAGCTTTGGCCATTACCAACATCACTATGG gtGGCAATGTCGAGCAGATCGCCTTATTGTGTCAGTTTGGTGCCGTTGCTCCGCTGTGCACTTTGCTGGAGACCAAGAAACCCAAGACTATCGTGGTCGTATTGGATTGCTTAGCTAATATTTTGGCGGCTGCCAAGAAAATGGGCGAGCTGGAGAAAGTTTCTCTTGACGTAAGAGTGTGTGGTGGCTTGGATTTAATCGAAGTTCTGGTTATCCACAACAATGTTGATATTTCTCACAAGTCGCTGGCTGTTCTGAAGCAGTATTTCTCCACTGAc AGGGATGAAGATTCTGAGTTGGCGCCATCGATATCGCAGAGTGGCAATTACGAATTCAACACCCAGCCATTTCAAACCCCCGAAGGAGGTTTCTCATTCTAA
- the LOC124197442 gene encoding importin subunit alpha-5-like isoform X2, with protein sequence MLEEEDINHNCNCRGYEVNTELQKAKKKDYLLKRHNLEIDDEPLSPFQEQNCNMSIEDVVNGINSGEESKEMTATHAASKILTRECEPPIDILINANVVPRLVEFLSRVNNHHLQLESARALTNIVSGTSDQTKAVVNAGAVAGFVSLLGSSHPVVALQAVRALGIIAIDGPELKKHITDQGALNPLINLIKLDTSSTTLLRSVAWTLSNLCRNEGSPLSIYTVRQLLPALAHLLNTNDKDILAAASMALSNLTCVLCCCYKKIQDAVDAGVVPWLVALMGHHEEAVITQSLRIINNIFVMYHGNSGLTKAFLSSSSGLIAVLGSPHSAVAEVAFLVLGFIAYDEPELRDLVIEQGILKPLLNLIKLDTPVEVLRSVTWTFWNICYNPPSIPVVRQLLPALAHLIQIDDEEILTAACQTLSFLTYSDEQIQEVVDAGVVPRLVTLLDHSEVIVIQPALNTIRDILSSRNIETDSVLAAGAYPLLAKLLVHSDLDIVEKAARIVSYIAAGNATQIQALITNNVIRPLVDVLGNGDFKCQKAAALAITNITMGGNVEQIALLCQFGAVAPLCTLLETKKPKTIVVVLDCLANILAAAKKMGELEKVSLDVRVCGGLDLIEVLVIHNNVDISHKSLAVLKQYFSTDRDEDSELAPSISQSGNYEFNTQPFQTPEGGFSF encoded by the exons atgttggaggaggaggacatcAATCATAATTGTAATTGCAGAGGTTATGAG GTGAACACGGAGTTGcagaaagccaagaaaaaagattacTTGCTGAAGCGACACAATCTTGAAATCGATGATGAGCCCCTCAGCCCTTTTCAAGAACAAAATTGTAACATGAGCATTGAGGACGTAGTTAATG GTATCAACAGTGGTGAAGAAAGCAAGGAAATGACTGCAACCCATGCTGCAAGTAAAATCCTCACCAGGGAATGTGAGCCGCCCATTGACATCCTCATCAATGCCAATGTTGTTCCGAGGCTGGTAGAATTCCTTAGTCGTGTCAACAA ccaTCATCTTCAGTTAGAGTCAGCAAGGGCTCTCACCAACATTGTGTCAGGAACATCTGATCAGACCAAAGCTGTTGTCAACGCTGGGGCTGTTGCTGGTTTTGTGTCTTTGTTGGGTTCATCTCATCCAGTTGTGGCCTTACAAGCTGTCCGTGCTCTCGGCATTATTGCTATAGATGGACCAGAGCTAAAAAAACATATTACGGACCAAGGCGCTCTTAATCCCTTAATCAACTTGATTAAATTGGACACTTCATCA actACATTATTGCGCAGTGTAGCTTGGACTTTGTCCAACTTGTGTCGTAACGAGGGCAGTCCACTCAGTATCTATACAGTTCGACAGCTTCTTCCCGCCCTGGCCCACCTTCTCAACACCAACGACAAGGATATTCTCGCCGCCGCTTCCATGGCTCTGTCGAATCTCACTTGcgtcctttgttgttgttacaaaaaaatccaagatGCTGTCGACGCCGGAGTCGTCCCTTGGCTCGTGGCTTTGATGGGTCACCATGAAGAGGCCGTTATCACTCAAAGTCTGAGGAtaataaacaacatttttgtcATGTACCACGGCAATTCTGGTCTGACCAAAGCATTTTTAAGTTCGTCTTCTGGGCTAATTGCTGTGTTGGGTTCACCTCATTCAGCTGTGGCTGAAGTAGCTTTCCTGGTTCTCGGATTTATTGCATATGACGAGCCAGAGCTAAGAGATTTGGTTATTGAGCAAGGAATTCTTAAGCCATTGCTCAACTTAATTAAACTCGACACTCCA GTTGAAGTTTTGCGCAGCGTAACTTGGACTTTTTGGAACATATGTTATAATCCTCCCAGTATCCCTGTAGTGCGACAGCTTCTTCCCGCCCTGGCCCACCTTATCCAAATCGACGACGAGGAGATTCTCACCGCCGCTTGCCAGACTCTGTCTTTCCTGACTTACTCCGACGAACAAATCCAAGAAGTTGTCGACGCCGGAGTCGTCCCTCGGCTCGTCACTTTGTTGGACCACAGTGAAGTGATCGTCATTCAACCCGCTCTGAATACAATACGTGACATCCTTAGCAGCAGAAATATTGAAACCGATTCCGTCCTTGCTGCTGGTGCCTATCCGTTGCTGGCCAAATTGCTTGTCCATTCTGATTTGGACATCGTCGAAAAGGCTGCCCGTATCGTGTCTTACATTGCTGCAGGCAATGCCACCCAGATTCAAGCTCTCATTACCAACAACGTTATTCGTCCGTTAGTGGACGTGCTGGGCAATGGCGACTTCAAATGCCAAAAGGCAGCAGCTTTGGCCATTACCAACATCACTATGG gtGGCAATGTCGAGCAGATCGCCTTATTGTGTCAGTTTGGTGCCGTTGCTCCGCTGTGCACTTTGCTGGAGACCAAGAAACCCAAGACTATCGTGGTCGTATTGGATTGCTTAGCTAATATTTTGGCGGCTGCCAAGAAAATGGGCGAGCTGGAGAAAGTTTCTCTTGACGTAAGAGTGTGTGGTGGCTTGGATTTAATCGAAGTTCTGGTTATCCACAACAATGTTGATATTTCTCACAAGTCGCTGGCTGTTCTGAAGCAGTATTTCTCCACTGAc AGGGATGAAGATTCTGAGTTGGCGCCATCGATATCGCAGAGTGGCAATTACGAATTCAACACCCAGCCATTTCAAACCCCCGAAGGAGGTTTCTCATTCTAA